The Salvelinus fontinalis isolate EN_2023a unplaced genomic scaffold, ASM2944872v1 scaffold_2040, whole genome shotgun sequence genome contains the following window.
ctactaattctcctgatatataatagtaccagtagataaagtccttcccatcactactaattctcctgatatataatagtaccagtagataaagtccttcccatcactactaattctcctgatatataatagtaccagtggataaagtccttcccatcactactaattctcctgatatataatagtaccagtggataaagtccttcccatcactactaattctcctgatatataatagtaccagtggataaagtccttcccatcactactaattctcctgatatataatagtaccagtggataaagtccttcccatcactactaattctcctgatatataatagtaccagtcatgtggataaagtccttcccatcactactaattctcctgatatataatagtaccagtggataaagtccttcccatcactactaattctcctgatatataatagtaccagtggataaagtccttcccatcactactaattctcctgatatataatagtatcagtggataaagtccttcccatcactactaattctcctgatatataatagtaccagtggataaagtccttcccatcactactaattctcctgatatataatagtaccagtcatgtggataaagtccttcccatcactactaattctcctgatatataatagtaccagtggataaagtccttcccatcactactaattctcctgatatataatagtaccagtggataaaggccttcccatcactactaattctcctgatatataaCAGTACCAGTCATGTGGataaagtccttcccatcactactaattctcctgatatataacagtaccagtggataaagtccttcccatcactactaattctcctgatatataatagtaccagtggataaagtccttcccatcactactaattctcctgatatataatagtaccagtggataaagtccttcccatcactactaattctcctgatatataatagtaccagtggataaagtccttcccatcactactaattctcctgatatataatagtaccagtggataaagtccttcccatcactactaattctcctgatatataatagtaccagtggataaagtccttcccatcactactaattctcctgCTATATAATAGTACTATATTTagtctgatcccagatctgtgtcCCAGTCGGTATGAATCCTCTTTATATTTCATTACCACTATATTTagtctgatcccagatctgtgtctcagtATGAATCCTCTTTATATGTCATTACCACTATATTTagtctgatcccagatctgtttctcaGTATGAATCCTCTTTATATTTCATTACCATTATATTTagtctgatcccagatctgtgtctcagtATGAATCCTCTTTATATTTCATTACCACTATATTTagtctgatcccagatctgtttctcaGTATGAATCCTCTTTATATTTCATTACCACTATATTTagtctgatcccagatctgtgtctcagtATGAATCCTCTTTATATTTCATTACCACTATATTTagtctgatcccagatctgtgttAGATGTGCAGCTGAATACATTGACTGACTGAAACAGACTCTGTGAACCAACGTCTGAGGTTTGAGCTTTTCTACCCAGTTGGTTTTAAAATGATCCTCCTGTATGaaaagcacacacatacacacacacacacacacacacacacacacacacacacacacacacacacacacacacacacacacacacacacacacacacacacacacacacacacacacacacaaacacacacacacacatacatacaaacacacacatacatacaaacacacacacacatacatacaaacacacacacacacacacacacacacacacacacacacacacacacacacacacacacacacacacacacacacacacacacacacacacacacacacaaacacacacacacacatacatacaaacacacacatacatacaaacacacacacacatacatacaaacacacacacacacacacacacaaacacacacacacacacacatacacacatacacacaaacacacacagacatacacagacatacacacacacacacacacacacacacacacacacacacacacacacacagacaaacacggacgcacgcacacacgcacgcacgcacgcacgcacacacacacacacaaacatagacaaTCTATATGGAGAACCTGTGGCTGTGTGATTTGCCAAGTAATATAATCTCTTAAACCCTTAGGGGGATATCTAGCTTCAATATATGAGAGAGGAAcatggagagcagagggagggagggagggacatggagagcagagggagggagggagggagaaggggagaatgTGCTGGTGTGGGTGTGAGAAAAGAGAGGAGtcagaaggggggagaggaggaagtcagAGAGGAGCAGAATGTCTCTACCTGGAAAGAACACTGGGCAAAGGCAGAGATTCTGAGAGAGAACGCTTGTGCATTCCGAGGTTCCGTGGTTGCTACGGTGACGGTCTGCTGGCTAGCTGAGTAGGCGAGGGAGGGTACTGCTCCTAGGGGACTGTTACCATTGGCTGTCCATGGCATCCCCCAGAACCCTGGACCAGAACAGTACACTATATCAGGAACGGCAGCCCATCCCCCAGAACCCTGGACCAGAACAGTACACTACATCAGGAACGGCAGCCCATCCCCCAGAACCCTGGACCAGAACAGTACACTACATCAGGAACGGCAGCCCATCCCCCAGAACCCTGGACCAGAACAGTACACTACATCAGGAACGGCAGCCCATCCCCCAGAaccctggtccagaacagtaCACCACATCAGGAACGGCAGCCCATCCCCCAGAACCCTGGACCAGAACAGTACACTACATCAGGAACGGCAGCCCATCCCCCTGGACCAGAACAGTACACTACATCAGGAACGGCAGCCCATCCCCCAGAACCCTGGACCAGAACAGTACACTACATCAGGAACGGCAGCCCAGAACCCTGGACCAGAACAGTACACTACATCAGGAACGGCAGCCCATCCCCCTGGACCAGAACAGTACACTACATCAGGAACGGCAGCCCATCCCCCTGGACCAGAACAGTACACTACATCAGGAACGGCAGCCCATCCCCCTGGACCAGAACAGTACACTACATCAGGAACGGCAGCCTATCCCCCAGAACCCTGGACCAGAACAGTACACTACATCAGGAACGGCAGCCCATCCCCCTGGACCAGAACAGTACACTACATCAGGAACGGCAGCCCATCCCCCAGAACCAGAACAGTACACTACATCAGGAACGGCAGCCCAGAACCCTGGACCAGAACAGTACACTACATCAGGAACGGCAGCCCATCCCCCAGAaccctgtccaacactgtctcagctgtatccctgtccaacactgtctctcagctgTGTCCCTGTCCAACACCGtttctcagctgtatccctgtccaacaccgtttctcagctgtatccctgtccaacactgtctcagctgtatccctgtccaacactgtctcagctgtatccctgtccaacactgtctcagctgtatccctgtccaacactgtctcagctgtatccctgtccaacaccgtctctcagctgtatccctgtccaacactgtctcagctgtatccctgtccaaaactgtctcagctgtatccctgtccaacactgtctcagctgtatccctgtccaacactgtctcagctgtatccctgtccaacaccgtctctcagctgtatccctgtccaccactgtctcagctgtatccctgtccaacactgtctcagctgtatccctgtccaacacacTACATCAGGAACGGCAGCCCATCCCCCTGGACCAGAACAGTACACTACATCAGGAACGGATGCCCATCCCCCAGAACCCTGGACCAGAACAGTACACTACATCAGGAACGGCAGCCCATCCCCCTGGACCAGAACAGTACACTACATCAGGAACGGATGCCCATCCCCCAGAACCCTGGACCAGAACAGTACACTACATCAGGAACGGCagcccatcccccatccccctggaccagaacagtacactacatcaggaacggcagcccatcccccagaaccctggaccagaacagtacacaacatcaggaacggcagcccatcccccagaaccctggaccagaacagtacactacatcaggaacggcagcccatcccccagaaccctggaccagaacagtacactacatcaggaacggcagcccatcccccagaaccctggaccagaacagtacactacatcaggaacggcagcccatccccctggaccagaacagtacactacatcaggaacggcagcccatcccccagaaccctggaccagaacagtacactacatcaggaacggcagcccatccccctggaccagaacagtacactacatcaggaacggcagcccatccccctggaccagaacagtacactacatcaggaacggcagcccagaaccctggaccagaacagtacactacatcaggaacggcagcccatccccgaggaccagaacagtacactacatcaggaacggcagcccatccccctggaccagaacagtacactacatcaggaacggcagcccatccccctggaccagaacagtacactacatcaggaacggcagcccatccccgaggaccagaacagtacactacatcaggaacggcagcccatcccccagaaccctggtccagaacagtacactacatcaggaacggcagcccatcccccagaaccctggaccagaacagtacactacatcaggaacggcagcccatcccccaggaccagaacagtacactacatcaggaacggcagcccagaaccctggaccagaacagtactctacatcaggaacggcagcccatccccgaggaccagaacagtacacTACATCAGGAACGGCAGCCCATCCCCCAGAACCCTGGACCAGAACAGTACACTACATCAGGATAAGGTGCCGTTTGAGACTCAGCCTTCGTCATCAAGGCCGTGATGAACTGGTGCAGGTATTAAAAGCCTCTGTCTCTCAGGAGGACTACAGAGTTATTATCTGAGTTAATCAGAAGGCAGTGACATGACATCTACCCACACATAGATCACACAGACCTAGATACTCAAAGATGGTGAGCTGACACACAGCCAGCCAATGAGATATGAGCTGACACACAGCCAGCCAATGGGATATGAGCTGACACACAGCCAGCCAATGGGATATGAGCTGACACACAGCCAGCCAATGGGATATGAGCTGACACACAGCCAGCCAATGGGATATGAGCTGACACACAGACAGCCAATGGGAAATGAGCTGACACGCAGCCAGCCAATGGGATATGAGCTGACACACAGACAGCCAATGGGAAATGAGCTGTGTCCAGCAGAGAGCTGTGTtacagaggaggggaggcagaggAGGTAGTCAACCACAGCAGAGGAAGTCATTATTGACACACTCCGTGTTTCCATTCCAAAAGTTAACTGAGAGACTCAACAGCAGCCTGTAGATCAAGTATCAGGGCAGTGGATCCTCACTCCTCTATATATtctctcagctgtatccctgtccaacactgtctctcagctgtatccctgtccaacactgtctcagctgtatccctgtccaacactgtctcagctgtatccctgtccaacactgtctcagctgtatccctgtccaacactgtatccctgtccaacactgtctcagctgtatccctgtccaacactgtctcagctgtatccctgtccaacactgtctcagctgtatccctgtccaacaccgtctcagctgtatccctgtccaacactgtctcagctgtatccctgtccaacattgtctcagctgtatccctgtccaacactgtctcagctgtatccctgtccaacaccgtctctcagctgtatccctgtccaacaccgtctctcagctgtatccctgtccaacactgtctcagctgtatccctgtccaacactgtctcagctgtatccctgtccaacaccgtctcagctgtatccctgtccaacaccgTCTCAGCTGTATCCATGTCCAACAccgtctcagctgtatccctgtccaacactgtctcagctgtatccctgtccaacactgtctctcagctgtatccctgtccaacaccgtcgctcagctgtatccctgtccaacactgtctcagctgtatccatgtccaacactgtctcagctgtatccctgtccaacactgtctcagctgtatccctgtccatcactgtctcagctgtatccctgtccaacaccgtctctcagctgtatccctgtccaacactgtctcagctgtatccctgtccaacactgtctcagctgtatccctgtccaacactgtctcagctgtatccctgtccaacactgtctcagctgtatccctgtccaacactgtctcagctgtatccctgtccaacactgtctcagctgtatccctgtccaacactgtctcagctgtatccctgtccaacactgtctcagctgtatccctgtccatcactgtctcagctgtatccctgtccaacaccgtctctcagctgtatccctgtccaacactgtctcagctgtatccctgtccaacactgtctcagctgtatccctgtccaacactgtctcagctgtatccaTGTCCAACAccgtctcagctgtatccctgtccaacactgtctcagctgtatccctgtccaacaccgtctctcagctgtatccctgtccaacaccgtcgctcagctgtatccctgtccaacactgtctcagctgtatccatgtccaacactgtctcagctgtatccctgtccaacactgtctcagctgtatccctgtccatcactgtctcagctgtatccctgtccaacaccgtctctcagctgtatccctgtccaacaccgtctctcagctgtatccctgtccaacactgtctcagctgtatccctgtccaacactgtctcagctgtatccctgtccaacactgtctcagctgtatccctgtccaacactgtctcagctgtatccctgtccaacactgtctcagctgtatccctgtccaacactgtctcagctgtatccctgtccaacactgtctcagctgtatccctgtccaacactgtctcagctgtatccctgtccaacactgtctcagctgtatccctgtccaacactgtctcagctgtatccctgtccaacactgtctcagctgtatccctgtccaacactgtctcagctgtatccctgtccaacactgtctcagctgtatccctgtccatcactgtctcagctgtatccctgtccaacaccgtctctcagctgtatccctgtccaacactgtctcagctgtatccctgtccaacactgtctcagctgtatccctgtccaacactgtctcagctgtatccctgtccaacactgtctcagctgtatccctgtccaacactgtctcagctgtatccctgtccaacactgtctcagctgtatccctgtccaacactgtctcagctgtatccctgtccaacactgtctcagctgtatccctgtccaacactgtctcagctgtatccctgtccaacaccgtctctcagctgtatccctgtccaacactgtctcagctgtatccctgtccaacaccgTCTCTCAGCTGTATCCatgtccaacactgtctcagctgtatccctgtccaacactgtctcagctgtatccctgtccaacactgtctcagctgtatccctgtccaacactgtctcagctgtatccctgtccaacactgtctcagctgtatccctgtccaacactgtctcagctgtatccctgtccatcactgtctcagctgtatccctgtccaacactgtctcagctgtatccctgtccaacactgtctcagctgtatccctgtccaacaccgtctcagctgtatccctgtccaacaccgtctcagctgtatccctgtccaacactgtctcagctgtatccctgtccaacaccgTCTCTCAGCAGCAGTAATACAGACACATGGTTTTACTGGGGATAATAACACTACAGGTTAGCTaacgaacacaattgtatttattttatttcacttttatttaaccaggtaggcaagttgagaacaagttctcatttacatatgtgaactggccaagataaagcaaagcagttcgacacatacaacaacacagagttacacatggaagaaacaaacatacagtcaataatacagtagaaaaataagtctatatacaatatgagcaagtgaggtgagataagggaggtaaaagcATAAAAAAGgtaatggtggcgaagtaaatacaatatagcaagtaaaacactggaatggttgatttgcagtggaagaatgtgcaaagtagagatagaaataatggggtgcaaaggagctaaatacataaatacagtaggggaagaagTAGTTGTtagggctaaattatagatgggctatgtacaggtgcagtaatctgtgagctgctctgacagctggtgcttaaagcaaTAAACAGTAAACAGGCCCTCTCTAAACGACAACACAATAGCTACCAAACCCTAACAGTCtagc
Protein-coding sequences here:
- the LOC129850473 gene encoding putative uncharacterized protein FLJ45999, whose product is MASPRTLDQNSTLYQERQPIPQNPGPEQYTTSGTAAHPPEPWTRTVHYIRNGSPSPRTLDQNSTLHQERQPIPQNPGPEQYTTSGTAAHPPEPWTRTVHYIRNGSPSPWTRTVHYIRNGSPSPRTLDQNSTLHQERQPRTLDQNSTLHQERQPIPLDQNSTLHQERQPIPLDQNSTLHQERQPIPLDQN